Proteins found in one Paenibacillus dendritiformis genomic segment:
- the ahpC gene encoding alkyl hydroperoxide reductase subunit C, translated as MSLIGTEVLPFKASAFHNGKFIEVTEENFKGKWSVVCFYPADFTFVCPTELEDLQNHYEALKQLGVEVYSVSTDTHFTHKAWHESSPAIGKVEYIMIGDPSHVVSRNFDVLIEADGLADRGTFIIDPDGIIQAAEINAGGIGRDASILVNKIKAAQYVRNHPGEVCPAKWQEGGQTLKPSLDLVGKI; from the coding sequence ATGTCACTTATTGGAACAGAAGTTCTTCCATTCAAAGCATCTGCATTTCACAATGGTAAATTTATCGAGGTTACCGAAGAAAATTTCAAAGGGAAATGGAGTGTCGTTTGCTTCTACCCAGCGGACTTTACATTCGTGTGCCCTACCGAGCTTGAAGATTTGCAGAACCACTACGAAGCCCTGAAGCAACTTGGTGTTGAAGTATATTCCGTTTCCACGGACACGCATTTTACACATAAAGCATGGCATGAAAGCTCTCCTGCGATTGGCAAGGTTGAGTACATTATGATCGGGGATCCTTCCCATGTAGTCTCCCGCAACTTCGATGTATTGATTGAAGCTGATGGTCTTGCTGACCGCGGTACGTTCATCATCGATCCGGATGGTATTATCCAAGCAGCCGAGATTAATGCGGGAGGCATCGGCCGCGATGCAAGCATCCTTGTTAACAAAATCAAGGCTGCACAGTATGTTCGCAACCATCCAGGTGAAGTATGCCCGGCGAAGTGGCAGGAAGGCGGGCAAACACTTAAGCCAAGCCTCGATCTCGTAGGCAAGATTTAA
- a CDS encoding LytR/AlgR family response regulator transcription factor, with product MNVAICDDDINVANLIDDILSNMCVMEFSSDVFLSGGDLLRCLQSGSHYNIYLLDIEMPGQNGIEIASVIREQDRDAIIIFITDHKEYVYEVFEVLPFRFLRKPVTAQKLSRILLDAAAHIQVSKRLFFLPFPPSARSTLKCP from the coding sequence ATGAATGTAGCGATATGTGATGATGATATAAACGTTGCGAATTTGATTGATGATATACTTTCAAACATGTGCGTTATGGAATTTTCCAGCGATGTGTTCTTAAGTGGCGGTGACTTGCTAAGGTGTTTGCAATCCGGCTCACATTATAATATCTATCTGCTAGACATTGAAATGCCTGGCCAAAATGGTATTGAAATTGCTTCGGTTATCCGGGAGCAGGATCGAGATGCGATCATTATCTTTATCACAGACCATAAAGAGTATGTATATGAAGTTTTTGAAGTTTTGCCGTTTCGCTTTTTAAGAAAGCCTGTAACCGCGCAAAAGTTGTCCCGCATCTTGCTGGACGCCGCGGCACACATCCAGGTGTCGAAGCGGCTATTCTTCCTTCCCTTTCCCCCGTCCGCAAGGTCAACTCTAAAGTGCCCGTGA
- the ahpF gene encoding alkyl hydroperoxide reductase subunit F, producing MTLDQEIKNQLAQYLQLLEGDLVLKVSAGEDAASEDMLALVNEIAGMSSKITVERTQLSRTPSFSVNRPDEDTGIIFAGTPLGHEFTSLVLALLQVSGRPPKVEQSVIDQIKSIRGEYKFETYVSLSCHNCPDVVQALNLMSVLNPGITNTMIDGAVFKEEVESKDIMSVPSVYLNGEFFESGRMTVEEILAKLGSAPDASEFENKEPFDVLVVGGGPSGASAAIYAARKGIRTGLVAERFGGQVNDTLGIENFISVKYTEGPQLVANIEQQVKEYDIDVMKLQRAKRLEKKDLIEIELENGAVLKSKTVIVSTGARWRNVGVPGEAEFKNKGVAYCPHCDGPLFTGKDVAVIGGGNSGIEAAIDLAGIVRHVTVLEFAPELKADAVLQDRLYSLPNVTVLKNVQTQEITGTDKVNGISYVERDTGVTKHIELQGVFVQIGLVPNTDWLADTVERTRTGEIVVDSHGATNVPGVFAAGDCTNSPYKQIIISMGSGATAALGAFDYLIRN from the coding sequence ATGACACTAGACCAAGAAATTAAAAATCAACTCGCACAATATCTCCAGCTCCTGGAAGGCGATCTGGTGCTCAAAGTCAGTGCGGGCGAAGACGCTGCATCGGAAGACATGCTGGCCCTGGTCAATGAAATTGCCGGCATGTCTTCCAAGATAACGGTGGAGAGAACGCAATTGTCCCGAACACCGAGCTTCAGCGTCAATCGTCCTGACGAAGATACGGGCATCATCTTTGCGGGAACTCCTTTGGGACACGAGTTTACTTCCCTCGTACTGGCTCTGCTGCAGGTAAGCGGCAGACCTCCAAAGGTGGAGCAAAGTGTCATTGACCAAATCAAAAGCATTCGCGGCGAATATAAGTTTGAAACTTATGTCAGCCTGAGCTGCCATAATTGCCCTGATGTGGTGCAAGCACTGAACTTGATGAGCGTCCTCAATCCTGGCATTACGAATACGATGATTGACGGTGCGGTCTTCAAGGAAGAGGTCGAAAGCAAGGACATTATGTCGGTGCCAAGCGTTTACCTCAATGGTGAATTTTTCGAAAGCGGCCGTATGACCGTGGAAGAAATTCTTGCCAAGCTGGGCAGTGCTCCGGATGCATCCGAGTTCGAGAATAAGGAGCCTTTTGACGTGCTTGTTGTCGGCGGCGGCCCGTCAGGAGCTAGTGCGGCTATCTACGCGGCACGTAAAGGGATTCGCACAGGTCTTGTTGCTGAACGCTTCGGCGGTCAGGTCAATGACACCTTGGGCATTGAGAACTTTATCAGTGTAAAATATACGGAAGGTCCTCAGCTCGTAGCGAATATTGAGCAGCAAGTGAAAGAATACGATATCGATGTCATGAAGCTGCAGCGTGCCAAGCGGTTGGAGAAAAAGGATCTTATCGAGATTGAACTCGAAAACGGTGCTGTTCTGAAGAGCAAGACGGTCATCGTATCGACAGGCGCTCGTTGGCGGAATGTCGGCGTGCCTGGGGAAGCGGAGTTCAAGAACAAAGGGGTCGCTTACTGCCCGCATTGTGATGGTCCTTTGTTCACCGGTAAAGATGTCGCGGTTATTGGCGGCGGTAACTCAGGGATTGAAGCGGCGATTGATCTCGCAGGTATTGTGAGACATGTAACCGTGCTTGAGTTCGCGCCAGAGCTCAAAGCGGATGCCGTGCTGCAAGATCGCCTGTACAGTCTGCCTAATGTTACCGTACTGAAGAACGTGCAGACACAAGAAATTACCGGAACAGACAAGGTGAACGGAATTTCCTATGTCGAGCGTGATACAGGAGTAACGAAGCACATTGAACTGCAAGGTGTGTTTGTACAAATCGGTCTTGTTCCGAATACGGATTGGTTAGCGGACACAGTTGAACGCACGCGTACAGGTGAAATCGTGGTAGACAGCCATGGCGCTACTAACGTCCCTGGCGTGTTTGCGGCCGGCGATTGCACGAATAGTCCGTATAAGCAGATTATTATATCGATGGGATCCGGCGCTACAGCAGCTTTGGGTGCGTTCGATTATCTCATCCGCAATTAA
- a CDS encoding D-2-hydroxyacid dehydrogenase family protein, whose protein sequence is MQVVILDDWEHIYGENEDVARLKEHFDVKIFHDRPSRETLIERLQHADIIIPIRERTKFDKDILQRIPHVKLIAQTGSGLAHIDMNEANKYNISVATTPGGSSAVAELIFAFMLAYSRKLIKKHGELKSGIWTEEVGYGLEGKVIGIIGLGKIGSKVAQIANVFNMKVVAWGPRLTAERAAEQEVDYVTLEQLLRQSNYISINVRLVEDTKHLLKEPHFGLMKKNAFLINTSRGEVIDEQALIQALRDDQIGGAGLDVFTDEPLRPNHPFLELENVILSPHIGWKTDNMFKLFMKHAVNNILSYFLRDSPTNNESPAAQRFF, encoded by the coding sequence ATGCAAGTCGTTATTTTGGATGATTGGGAGCACATTTATGGCGAGAACGAAGACGTCGCTAGATTGAAGGAGCATTTTGACGTAAAAATCTTTCATGATCGGCCTTCTAGAGAAACGTTGATTGAACGACTTCAGCATGCGGATATTATCATTCCCATTCGAGAACGTACCAAGTTCGATAAGGATATTCTGCAGCGCATCCCACATGTCAAGCTTATAGCTCAAACGGGTTCAGGCTTAGCACATATTGATATGAATGAAGCGAATAAATATAACATCTCTGTTGCTACTACTCCAGGAGGTTCAAGTGCTGTAGCGGAACTTATATTCGCATTTATGCTCGCCTATTCCAGAAAGCTGATAAAAAAACATGGGGAACTGAAAAGCGGGATATGGACGGAAGAGGTTGGCTATGGCCTTGAGGGCAAAGTGATTGGAATCATCGGACTTGGTAAAATCGGTTCGAAAGTTGCGCAGATTGCTAACGTTTTCAATATGAAAGTAGTGGCTTGGGGACCTCGACTGACTGCTGAACGCGCAGCCGAACAGGAAGTGGATTATGTTACGCTGGAGCAATTGTTGCGGCAATCTAATTATATTTCGATAAATGTAAGATTGGTAGAGGACACAAAGCATCTGCTTAAGGAACCGCATTTTGGGCTGATGAAAAAGAATGCCTTCCTCATCAATACATCCAGAGGGGAAGTCATTGATGAGCAGGCTCTCATTCAAGCGTTACGTGATGATCAGATAGGGGGAGCAGGGCTTGATGTATTTACTGATGAGCCATTGAGACCGAATCACCCTTTTCTGGAGTTGGAGAATGTGATTCTGTCTCCTCATATCGGGTGGAAAACAGATAATATGTTCAAACTTTTTATGAAACATGCCGTAAATAATATCTTATCGTATTTCCTGAGGGACAGTCCGACAAACAACGAATCACCCGCCGCGCAGCGGTTTTTTTAA
- a CDS encoding DUF4179 domain-containing protein, whose protein sequence is MNQLNEHKGNKSASKSKPGFIKKTVIATSAAALLGMGAIGSGLPAMAAPMKQVSYLFNATSQQSVKAAMEQGYMYTPDLSVTHDGITLKLSEVLYDGNRLSFLLEREGANLETTSSPYVSMDVLKENPNNEFLKKRAVPEKDQLKGYIKRPKILADGQPIQSTGGELRRFSEKEKYL, encoded by the coding sequence GTGAACCAGTTGAATGAACACAAAGGGAACAAAAGTGCCTCAAAATCGAAGCCAGGTTTCATCAAAAAGACCGTAATCGCCACTTCCGCGGCGGCACTGCTTGGCATGGGAGCAATCGGTTCAGGCTTGCCCGCTATGGCGGCACCGATGAAGCAGGTCAGCTATCTTTTCAATGCAACAAGCCAACAATCTGTGAAAGCAGCCATGGAGCAAGGTTACATGTACACACCTGACCTGAGCGTAACTCATGACGGGATCACCTTGAAGTTGAGCGAAGTTCTTTACGATGGTAATCGTCTCTCCTTCTTATTGGAGCGTGAAGGAGCTAACTTAGAGACGACGTCTTCCCCTTATGTGAGCATGGATGTCTTGAAGGAAAATCCTAACAATGAGTTTTTGAAGAAACGCGCCGTTCCGGAGAAGGATCAGCTGAAAGGCTATATCAAGCGGCCAAAGATTCTTGCCGATGGACAACCAATTCAATCTACCGGGGGGGAGCTCCGGAGATTTTCCGAAAAAGAAAAATACTTATAG